A window from Rhodothermus bifroesti encodes these proteins:
- a CDS encoding DUF4340 domain-containing protein has protein sequence MLRKNPILTLSAILVVLLLLAWLTGAFRRNPSTLRLPQLAVKTEDVVRLRIEHPGRDPVVLERSAAGWQLTAPLRYPADSLLAARFVEDLSKTTLESVVSTNPERYAHFGVTDTSAVRLVVYRQQGDSLRFFWGHTGPDFDSRYVRLATDARIFLARTNLSFPEELDRWRDKTVVRIPAAQIEALEVAQQGQRYGVRRTDAGWALLRDGASLAADSAAAARWASQFGPLRADGFMTVSADSVRQAAQAVLTLRLSGSTPQVLYFLERPDGWAVVRNGDSVVFRLYAYRRSQLLPEVTSLQAK, from the coding sequence ATGCTTAGGAAAAATCCGATCCTTACGCTTTCAGCTATCCTCGTGGTGCTGCTGCTCCTTGCATGGCTCACCGGAGCCTTCAGGCGTAATCCTTCGACGCTACGGCTGCCGCAGCTAGCGGTAAAAACCGAAGACGTGGTGCGCTTGCGGATTGAGCATCCGGGGCGCGATCCAGTAGTGCTTGAGCGTAGCGCAGCGGGGTGGCAATTGACCGCTCCCTTGCGCTATCCAGCCGATTCTTTGTTAGCGGCACGCTTTGTCGAAGATCTCTCCAAGACCACGCTGGAAAGCGTAGTATCCACCAATCCCGAGCGCTACGCCCACTTCGGCGTGACCGATACCAGCGCCGTTCGGCTTGTTGTCTATCGGCAACAGGGCGACTCACTACGCTTTTTTTGGGGCCATACGGGGCCCGATTTTGACAGCCGCTACGTGCGCCTGGCCACCGATGCGCGTATTTTCTTAGCGCGAACGAACCTGAGTTTTCCTGAAGAACTGGACCGGTGGCGCGACAAGACCGTAGTGCGCATTCCAGCAGCTCAGATTGAAGCCCTTGAAGTAGCGCAGCAAGGGCAGCGTTACGGTGTGCGTCGCACGGATGCGGGTTGGGCTTTGTTGCGGGATGGAGCATCGCTCGCAGCCGATTCGGCTGCAGCTGCGCGCTGGGCAAGCCAGTTTGGTCCGCTGCGTGCGGATGGCTTTATGACGGTTTCGGCCGACTCCGTACGCCAGGCCGCGCAGGCCGTGCTTACGCTCCGCCTGTCGGGTAGCACGCCCCAGGTACTCTACTTCTTGGAGCGCCCCGATGGCTGGGCCGTGGTGCGCAACGGCGACAGCGTCGTTTTTCGTCTATATGCCTACCGCCGCAGTCAACTCTTGCCCGAAGTCACCTCCCTGCAAGCCAAGTAG
- a CDS encoding amylo-alpha-1,6-glucosidase encodes MSAAIDAEALLEQAKAVLRANDVEGIFIKPGTYQYPHQWNWDAALVALGLSHFDRPRAEQEIRSLLKAQWKDGMLPHVVYHNGASDYFPTPDFWQIERSPNAPNGLLTSGIVQPPILATCVRLMHERAKDRKASLAFVREVYPALHRWHRWLRAARDPENTGLVAIVHPWESGTDNAARFVEPMIRVIPSRVPPYQRKDFLHVREDERPIQAEYQRFVYLIDLFRQWNYDQETIYARSPFLVQDTLFNALMYRAQYDLRMLARELGEPTEELDEWLATTRYAYNARLWSEAHGLYFAYDLRGQRLLQENGCATFIALFAGLASEHQARRLVEEHLLNPEEYAPNGTRYFVPSQAKNNLFFEPRRYWRGPVWILINWMVSEGLRRYGYHELAETIRQHSLELVQRSGFMEYYDPRDGTGCGASGFSWTAALTIEMLAETMMPA; translated from the coding sequence ATGTCTGCTGCCATTGATGCCGAAGCGCTTCTTGAACAAGCCAAGGCAGTACTTCGAGCAAACGACGTCGAGGGGATTTTCATCAAACCTGGCACGTACCAATATCCGCATCAGTGGAACTGGGATGCTGCATTGGTAGCCCTCGGGCTGAGCCATTTTGATCGACCACGTGCTGAGCAGGAAATCCGTTCGCTGCTAAAAGCTCAGTGGAAAGATGGTATGCTGCCGCACGTGGTCTATCATAATGGGGCCTCAGACTACTTCCCTACACCGGACTTTTGGCAGATTGAACGCAGTCCGAATGCCCCCAATGGGTTGCTGACCTCAGGCATTGTGCAGCCCCCGATTTTGGCCACATGCGTACGCCTGATGCATGAGCGGGCTAAAGACCGTAAGGCGTCGCTGGCTTTTGTACGAGAAGTTTATCCTGCCTTGCATCGTTGGCATCGCTGGTTGCGTGCAGCACGTGACCCGGAAAATACCGGTCTCGTAGCCATTGTACATCCCTGGGAATCTGGCACAGACAACGCTGCCCGCTTTGTGGAGCCGATGATTCGCGTGATTCCTAGCCGGGTTCCTCCGTATCAGCGGAAAGACTTTCTGCATGTGCGCGAAGACGAGCGCCCAATTCAAGCTGAATACCAACGCTTTGTGTATCTGATTGACCTGTTTCGGCAATGGAACTACGATCAGGAGACGATCTATGCCCGCTCGCCATTTTTGGTGCAAGACACCCTTTTTAATGCCCTAATGTATCGGGCGCAGTATGACCTGCGGATGCTGGCCCGTGAATTAGGAGAGCCTACAGAAGAGCTTGACGAGTGGTTAGCCACAACCCGATATGCCTATAACGCGCGGCTATGGAGCGAAGCACATGGACTGTATTTTGCCTATGACCTGCGTGGCCAACGCTTGCTTCAGGAAAACGGATGCGCAACTTTTATCGCCCTCTTTGCTGGTCTGGCCAGTGAGCACCAGGCCCGGCGGTTGGTCGAAGAGCACCTGCTGAATCCGGAAGAGTATGCGCCTAACGGTACCCGTTACTTCGTGCCGTCTCAAGCCAAGAACAACTTGTTTTTTGAGCCGCGACGTTACTGGCGTGGTCCCGTTTGGATTCTGATCAACTGGATGGTTTCCGAAGGCTTGCGGCGCTACGGTTACCACGAACTGGCCGAAACAATCCGGCAGCATAGCCTGGAGCTGGTTCAACGATCTGGCTTTATGGAGTACTATGATCCCCGCGACGGCACCGGCTGTGGGGCTAGCGGTTTTTCTTGGACCGCTGCGCTGACGATCGAAATGCTGGCTGAAACAATGATGCCAGCTTAA
- a CDS encoding ABC transporter ATP-binding protein, with amino-acid sequence MATPIEVHRVTKRFGTITALHSVSLEVREGEMFGLVGPDGAGKTTLLRLLAGIAQPDEGVVRVLGHDLAHKAPHIRPYIGYMSQRFSLYADLTVAENLRFFARMHGTEAERTWQEQLLEMTGLAPFRHRLAEHLSGGMKQKLALICTLVYRPRLLLLDEPTTGVDPVARRQFWQLLVQFQQEGLTIVLATPYLDEAERCQRVGLMHHGHLLALDTPQALRAALPGRLFELTATPIREAARRLRSWLEPHRVQLIGNRIHLLLDSETALEGLCHRLESDGSVRLSACQPIAPTLENVFLAYLLQEEQKLIDDKR; translated from the coding sequence ATGGCAACGCCTATTGAAGTCCACAGGGTTACCAAACGCTTTGGCACGATCACGGCCTTGCACAGCGTCTCCCTGGAGGTTCGCGAAGGGGAAATGTTCGGGCTCGTGGGTCCCGACGGTGCAGGTAAAACCACACTGCTACGCCTTTTGGCCGGAATTGCACAGCCCGACGAGGGTGTCGTACGTGTCTTGGGTCATGACCTGGCCCATAAGGCCCCCCACATTCGTCCCTACATCGGTTACATGTCCCAGCGTTTTTCGCTCTACGCTGACCTCACCGTAGCAGAAAACCTCCGCTTCTTCGCTCGGATGCACGGAACCGAAGCCGAACGCACCTGGCAGGAACAACTGCTGGAAATGACCGGCCTGGCGCCATTTCGGCATCGGCTGGCCGAACACCTCTCGGGCGGCATGAAACAAAAACTGGCGCTCATCTGCACCCTGGTCTATCGCCCACGGCTGCTTTTGCTCGACGAGCCTACGACCGGTGTCGATCCAGTTGCCCGACGCCAGTTTTGGCAGCTCCTTGTCCAGTTTCAGCAAGAAGGGCTAACCATTGTGCTCGCCACACCTTACCTGGATGAAGCGGAACGCTGCCAACGCGTAGGGCTGATGCATCACGGCCACCTGCTGGCTCTCGATACACCCCAGGCGTTGCGGGCTGCCCTACCCGGACGCCTTTTTGAGCTAACAGCTACCCCCATACGTGAGGCAGCTCGGCGATTGCGCTCCTGGCTCGAGCCTCATCGCGTGCAGCTCATAGGTAACCGCATTCACCTGCTGCTTGACAGCGAGACAGCGCTGGAAGGACTTTGCCACCGCCTGGAAAGTGACGGTAGTGTACGCCTAAGCGCCTGCCAACCCATAGCCCCTACGCTGGAAAACGTCTTTCTGGCCTATTTGCTACAAGAAGAACAAAAGTTAATCGACGATAAACGATGA
- a CDS encoding HlyD family secretion protein, protein MRTYLLSVLLMGGLLVGCRAAHPETLEVSGTIEATEVQLAARTTGEIVRFFVDEGDRVRRGQPLVCQDTASLVLQLRQAEADLAAAQAQLKLLKAGARPEDLAQAEARLQQAAMRLAQAQRDASRLEVLHAQHSATDRQLEDAQLQLRLAEAEYRAAQAYLRKLQHLTRPEELAVAQAHVAQAEARRDLLRRQLNDACLQAPINGIVSRRVAEVGEFAGPGSVLLTLMQLDTVYVQLYLPEPLIGVVQYGQPVTVRVDSWPNRTFEGRVTYIASEAEFTPRNVQTKEDRTRLVFRIKVTLPNPEGQLKPGLPADATVQPVR, encoded by the coding sequence ATGCGTACATATTTGCTTTCTGTGCTGCTGATGGGTGGCTTATTGGTCGGATGCCGGGCTGCCCATCCCGAAACGCTTGAGGTCTCCGGTACCATCGAAGCTACCGAAGTCCAACTGGCTGCGCGCACTACTGGTGAGATTGTGCGCTTTTTTGTAGACGAAGGCGACCGCGTCCGCCGCGGCCAACCTCTTGTATGCCAAGACACAGCCTCGCTGGTCTTGCAATTGCGCCAAGCCGAAGCCGACCTGGCTGCAGCTCAAGCTCAGCTCAAGCTCCTTAAAGCCGGTGCCCGCCCAGAAGACCTAGCACAGGCCGAGGCGCGCCTGCAACAAGCTGCTATGCGCTTGGCGCAGGCTCAGCGCGATGCTTCTCGTCTTGAGGTACTGCACGCCCAGCATAGTGCTACCGACCGCCAGCTCGAAGATGCTCAGCTGCAGCTTCGGCTGGCTGAAGCCGAATACCGGGCTGCCCAAGCCTATTTGCGTAAGCTGCAACACCTGACGCGCCCGGAAGAGTTGGCTGTAGCCCAAGCCCACGTAGCGCAGGCCGAAGCCCGACGCGATCTGCTCCGTCGACAGCTCAACGACGCTTGCCTCCAAGCACCGATCAATGGCATTGTGAGCCGGCGCGTAGCCGAGGTGGGAGAGTTTGCTGGCCCTGGTTCGGTGCTCCTAACGCTGATGCAACTCGACACTGTTTACGTGCAGCTTTACCTTCCTGAGCCGCTTATCGGTGTGGTGCAGTATGGCCAGCCCGTCACGGTACGCGTTGACAGCTGGCCTAATCGCACTTTTGAAGGCCGTGTTACCTACATCGCCTCAGAGGCCGAGTTTACACCACGCAACGTCCAAACCAAAGAGGACCGCACGCGACTCGTTTTCCGCATCAAAGTAACGCTGCCTAACCCTGAAGGACAGCTGAAGCCTGGCCTTCCAGCCGACGCCACGGTGCAACCTGTCCGCTGA
- a CDS encoding ATP-binding cassette domain-containing protein — translation MIEVRELTKRYGSELAVDRISFSVRAGEVVGFLGPNGAGKTTTMKVITCYLPPTEGTVFVDGLDVRRDSLAIRRKIGYLPENTPLYPDMVTYDYLEFVAAMRGLEGAARRRRLAEVVEVCGLGEVLHKRIETLSKGYRQRVGLAQAMVHDPPILILDEPTSGLDPNQIVEIRTLIKTLGREKTVILSTHILPEVQASCDRVLIIHRGRIVADGTPDALQLAHGGQRLLFGVFAPEPEVRAALERIDGVRVEEVRSESDGSLLLRLGTEGQRDLRPELFQLAVDRGWKLTELHRERVDLEEVFRQLTMN, via the coding sequence ATGATCGAGGTCCGTGAACTGACAAAACGCTATGGGTCGGAGCTCGCTGTGGATCGCATTTCTTTTTCGGTGCGTGCAGGTGAGGTGGTGGGTTTTTTAGGACCCAATGGTGCGGGCAAGACGACCACCATGAAGGTGATCACCTGCTATCTTCCCCCGACCGAAGGCACCGTCTTTGTAGATGGGCTGGACGTGCGTCGAGATAGCCTGGCCATTCGCCGGAAGATTGGCTATCTGCCCGAGAACACGCCGTTGTATCCCGACATGGTCACTTACGACTACCTGGAGTTTGTGGCGGCCATGCGGGGATTGGAAGGCGCAGCGCGGCGTCGGCGTTTGGCTGAGGTGGTCGAGGTTTGTGGTTTGGGCGAGGTGTTGCATAAACGTATCGAGACGCTATCTAAAGGCTATCGCCAGCGTGTAGGTCTTGCCCAGGCGATGGTGCACGATCCGCCCATTTTGATTTTAGATGAGCCGACTTCTGGTCTGGATCCGAACCAGATTGTAGAGATCCGAACGCTGATCAAGACGCTGGGGCGTGAAAAGACCGTTATCCTGTCAACGCACATTTTGCCTGAGGTGCAGGCTTCCTGCGATCGGGTGCTGATCATCCATCGCGGTCGCATTGTGGCCGATGGAACGCCCGATGCGTTGCAGTTGGCCCATGGCGGTCAACGCCTTCTGTTTGGCGTGTTTGCCCCAGAGCCTGAAGTGCGGGCGGCGTTAGAACGGATTGACGGTGTGCGGGTGGAGGAGGTACGCTCAGAAAGCGATGGGTCGCTGCTGCTGCGCCTTGGCACTGAGGGTCAGCGTGACCTGCGACCGGAGCTGTTTCAACTGGCTGTCGACCGCGGTTGGAAGCTCACCGAGCTGCACCGTGAACGGGTCGATTTGGAAGAAGTCTTCCGTCAACTCACCATGAATTAA
- a CDS encoding carbohydrate porin — translation MTFSILAFILSNLWIATADTHRSSAALGLAYTIELWSPLSGARPHLAWRDKVDVMLTLRLSPQTTVFLYGLGTQGKSLSESLGVVQTLSNIEAPASWRLYEAFVEYLAAAKRLSVLAGLYDLSSEFDVLSTAGLFLNSSFGTGPELAQSRPQGPSIFPITSLGIRLRTMFTPRVYGQLAVLDGVPGDPRHPAGTHIRFGANDGLLLVAEVGFHPKHLTDPAWHLTSRLTEVDDAPKVAFGLWYYTARFERLDAGRQRGNAGAYVLGEARLTEKMPQAVWFFLRIGIADPRVNRFAYYTGGGLSAKGWIRPEDHMGIGLAAVHHSPHYNLSQGKTNATEWVVEGTYLWHFSARLHLQFDLQWVHQPDTLPGSLLAGGVRLLWHP, via the coding sequence ATGACATTTTCCATTCTAGCGTTTATTTTGTCAAACCTATGGATTGCCACGGCCGACACGCATCGTTCGTCGGCTGCTTTAGGGCTTGCTTATACCATTGAGCTCTGGTCTCCCCTCAGCGGCGCCCGGCCACATCTGGCCTGGAGGGATAAGGTGGACGTGATGCTGACGCTTCGACTAAGCCCGCAGACAACAGTTTTCCTCTATGGTTTGGGGACCCAAGGTAAATCCCTGAGTGAATCCTTAGGGGTTGTGCAAACGCTCAGCAATATCGAGGCGCCCGCTTCATGGCGTCTGTACGAGGCGTTTGTGGAATACCTCGCAGCGGCCAAGCGTCTTTCGGTTTTGGCCGGATTGTACGACCTGAGTAGTGAGTTTGACGTCCTGTCGACCGCAGGGCTTTTTCTAAACAGTTCGTTCGGTACAGGTCCAGAGCTGGCCCAAAGCCGCCCCCAGGGTCCTTCGATTTTTCCTATTACCTCGCTTGGAATACGTTTGCGCACGATGTTCACCCCTAGGGTTTATGGCCAGCTTGCCGTGCTTGACGGCGTGCCCGGCGATCCTAGGCATCCGGCAGGCACACATATTCGCTTTGGAGCGAACGATGGCTTGTTGCTGGTGGCCGAAGTGGGGTTTCACCCTAAGCACCTTACTGACCCGGCTTGGCACCTAACAAGCCGACTGACCGAAGTAGACGATGCGCCTAAGGTAGCCTTCGGTCTTTGGTATTACACGGCACGGTTTGAGCGACTCGATGCAGGTCGCCAGCGAGGCAACGCCGGTGCGTACGTGCTGGGCGAGGCACGGCTCACGGAGAAAATGCCTCAAGCAGTGTGGTTTTTTTTGCGTATAGGCATAGCCGACCCGCGGGTTAACCGATTTGCGTATTACACAGGGGGTGGGCTCAGCGCAAAAGGATGGATCCGCCCGGAGGATCACATGGGCATTGGCCTTGCCGCCGTACACCACAGCCCACACTACAACCTCTCCCAGGGTAAAACAAATGCTACAGAGTGGGTGGTCGAAGGCACTTACCTATGGCATTTTAGCGCTAGGCTACACCTTCAATTTGATCTGCAGTGGGTTCATCAGCCCGATACCCTTCCAGGCAGCTTACTGGCTGGTGGTGTTCGGCTTCTTTGGCATCCTTAA
- a CDS encoding TetR/AcrR family transcriptional regulator — MVSNPETLTLHQRILEAARQRFFQEGYARVTMDALARELGISKKTLYQHFPNKAALAAAIMEKFRQEVYEALESIFHHPSLPLPERLARAFGEAAHRLRQLERPFLEDLSRFLPEVWAETERFRAEAITRFLGGALAEGQASGMVRTDVPAELMLRSFLATAERLVTPAVLMQLPYTLPELIHMLIRLFFEGVLTDEARLEFRGVINTLSAKDANH; from the coding sequence ATGGTTTCCAATCCAGAAACACTAACCTTGCACCAACGCATTCTGGAAGCTGCACGGCAACGCTTTTTCCAGGAAGGCTATGCCCGCGTAACCATGGATGCCCTGGCCCGCGAGCTTGGCATAAGCAAAAAGACGCTTTACCAACACTTCCCCAACAAGGCGGCTTTGGCAGCGGCCATTATGGAAAAGTTTCGCCAAGAGGTTTACGAGGCGCTAGAAAGCATTTTTCACCATCCAAGCCTTCCTTTACCAGAGCGTCTGGCCCGTGCTTTTGGTGAAGCGGCTCATCGCCTCCGACAGCTAGAACGCCCTTTTTTGGAAGACTTGTCCCGTTTTCTACCTGAAGTTTGGGCCGAAACCGAGCGCTTTCGCGCCGAAGCCATCACCCGTTTTTTAGGTGGGGCGCTCGCAGAAGGACAGGCCTCCGGAATGGTGCGCACCGATGTGCCGGCAGAGCTCATGCTCCGCAGTTTTCTAGCGACTGCCGAACGCTTAGTCACCCCTGCGGTACTGATGCAGCTGCCCTATACGCTCCCAGAGCTTATCCACATGCTGATTCGACTGTTTTTTGAAGGAGTGCTGACCGACGAAGCTCGCCTTGAGTTTCGAGGCGTAATCAACACGCTGAGTGCAAAGGATGCCAACCACTAA
- a CDS encoding TolC family protein produces the protein MKRPFFWMLCWSLATLAQAQPVALTLTEALKRGFQTHPDLAAAEAALEAARARFKQAQSAFQPRVQFSSTYHRLSEITPFAITLPLPGAEPIEITPNIPNQYQLQLTLEQPLFQGGRLRAQTQAAAFGAAEAQAQRQARREALAYRIAAAYWQRVEAEALTRAAEENIRRLEAHLQDARNRQAQGLLLESQVLEVQVALEQARLDRLRQQEYLKLATVTLNSLIGLPLETPLALLEQPDTAYQPVPSLDSLRDLALRRRPDLEALRLRVAQANAAQLVARAAWWPQLALVGRYLYARPNPRIIPLQDRFEGTWEVGLSLTLTLWNGLRTRHQVAEAAAHRRQAEAQIEQALRDLDIALEQARLEVGQAYERLKMTRLLVRQAQARYNVARDQFAQGLLASSDLLDAETALTQAHLQEIQAQLAYTRAWLALRYTTGSLTLEP, from the coding sequence ATGAAACGTCCCTTTTTTTGGATGTTGTGCTGGAGTCTGGCAACCCTAGCCCAAGCACAGCCGGTCGCGCTCACGCTGACTGAAGCTCTAAAGCGCGGGTTTCAGACGCATCCCGATCTAGCTGCGGCCGAAGCAGCCCTCGAGGCAGCCAGAGCGCGCTTCAAACAGGCCCAATCGGCCTTTCAGCCCAGGGTGCAGTTTTCCAGCACCTACCATCGGCTCAGTGAAATTACACCTTTTGCCATCACCCTGCCGCTACCGGGTGCAGAGCCGATCGAGATCACCCCAAATATTCCCAACCAGTATCAGCTTCAGCTGACGCTTGAGCAGCCGCTATTTCAGGGTGGGAGGCTTCGGGCTCAGACACAAGCCGCGGCCTTCGGGGCGGCTGAAGCGCAAGCGCAACGCCAGGCCCGGCGCGAAGCGCTCGCCTACCGCATTGCCGCAGCCTATTGGCAACGTGTGGAAGCGGAAGCGCTGACTCGTGCCGCCGAAGAAAACATTCGGCGACTGGAGGCGCACTTGCAAGATGCCCGTAACCGGCAAGCCCAAGGCTTGCTGCTCGAAAGTCAAGTGCTGGAAGTTCAAGTCGCTCTTGAACAGGCGCGTTTGGATAGGCTACGGCAGCAGGAGTACCTTAAGCTGGCCACCGTTACGCTCAACAGCCTCATCGGCCTCCCCTTAGAAACGCCACTTGCGCTCCTTGAGCAGCCGGACACCGCCTACCAGCCTGTGCCTTCGCTCGACAGCCTGCGTGACCTAGCACTCCGCAGGCGGCCAGACCTTGAGGCGCTGCGCCTGAGGGTGGCCCAGGCCAATGCAGCCCAGTTGGTTGCCCGTGCAGCTTGGTGGCCGCAGCTAGCTCTGGTAGGACGCTACCTCTATGCCCGTCCTAACCCGCGCATCATTCCACTGCAAGATCGCTTCGAAGGTACCTGGGAAGTAGGACTATCGCTCACGTTAACGCTGTGGAACGGGCTGCGCACGCGCCACCAGGTAGCCGAAGCTGCGGCACACCGTCGCCAGGCCGAAGCACAAATCGAGCAGGCGCTGCGCGATTTGGACATAGCCTTGGAGCAAGCACGGCTCGAAGTGGGGCAGGCCTACGAACGACTCAAGATGACCCGCCTGCTGGTCCGTCAGGCCCAAGCCCGCTACAACGTGGCGCGTGATCAGTTTGCTCAGGGACTGCTCGCCAGCAGCGACCTGCTTGATGCCGAAACTGCACTAACCCAAGCACACCTTCAGGAAATTCAAGCGCAGCTTGCTTATACCCGAGCCTGGCTAGCCCTTCGCTACACCACTGGCAGCCTCACCCTGGAGCCATGA
- a CDS encoding ABC transporter permease, with amino-acid sequence MREVWILTRRELRAFFDSPSAYIVLSVFLLITGWFFGSSLFVENVASLQSVFDLAPVLFMFFIPALTMGTFAEERRAGTIELLLTLPVRDGQVIAAKLLAVLLMLLVALGLTGFYGLTIALLGDPDNGATLGGYIGLGLLGLACSALGLLASSLTRNQIVAFILGFAMIFGLYLMDKVTIFAPGWLAPVLEYLSIDFHYRNLMRGVIDSRDVLYYLSLTTFAALLTAYHLARRPE; translated from the coding sequence ATGCGGGAAGTCTGGATTCTCACCCGAAGAGAACTGCGCGCTTTTTTCGATAGTCCGTCGGCCTACATTGTACTCAGTGTATTTTTGTTGATTACCGGCTGGTTTTTTGGTAGCAGCCTGTTTGTAGAAAACGTGGCTTCGCTGCAGTCGGTGTTTGACCTGGCGCCTGTTCTCTTCATGTTCTTTATCCCGGCCTTGACCATGGGCACGTTTGCTGAAGAACGCCGGGCAGGTACGATCGAGCTGCTCCTGACGCTGCCTGTGCGCGATGGGCAGGTCATCGCAGCCAAATTGCTTGCAGTGCTGCTCATGCTGCTCGTAGCCCTGGGGCTGACGGGGTTTTATGGGCTAACGATTGCGTTACTGGGCGACCCCGACAACGGCGCCACGCTGGGGGGCTACATCGGCCTTGGGCTGCTGGGACTGGCATGCAGCGCCTTGGGGCTGCTTGCCTCGAGCCTAACGCGTAACCAGATCGTGGCCTTTATCTTAGGGTTTGCGATGATCTTTGGACTCTATTTGATGGACAAGGTCACGATCTTTGCCCCAGGCTGGCTGGCGCCAGTGCTTGAGTACCTGAGCATCGATTTTCATTACCGTAACCTGATGCGCGGCGTCATCGATTCGCGCGACGTGCTCTACTATCTGTCGTTGACCACGTTTGCTGCTTTGCTGACAGCCTACCACCTGGCACGACGTCCAGAATAA
- a CDS encoding GldG family protein, which yields MQRNWTTRTALLLAGLILIALNLVGLNVFFRLDLTDEKVYSLAKASIETVRALDDPVTVRVYFTADLPAPYSSNRRLLRDKLDEYRAYGGNKFQYRFIDPGADESLQQEAARYGIPPVQVQVIENDNLQIKNAYMGLVVEYGGKRETIPVVADLAMLEYDLTSAIRKLTRERLPVAGLLTGHGETSRSAMETFWRALERNYEVQLVSVRDSVLDARPDVLLIIAPTDSFPQPHLKAIDRYLMEGGRLGVLLNRVSANLQFGFANELQTGLEDLLAHYGAVIRPDLVLDRQSSIVTVQRTIGIFRVTQAVAYPFFPIATRFDPEHPIVNRLREVYFYFVSSIDTSAAVPKGVERVPLAYSSVQSTTQQGFFMIQPMMLPEPDFGDGPYVLAVALHGALPSAYDSTRTAQSARLVVVGDGDLVNEQLYAGQLPPGNLAFVLNLVDWLGQDEALLAIRTKSIAPRMLESVSDSLKPWIKYANILGPVVLVVLVGLVRWRMRRQRHMVLTA from the coding sequence ATGCAACGGAACTGGACCACGCGTACCGCGCTGCTTTTGGCCGGACTGATTCTGATTGCGCTGAATCTGGTGGGATTGAACGTGTTTTTCCGGCTGGACTTGACCGACGAGAAGGTCTACTCGCTTGCCAAAGCCTCGATTGAAACGGTGCGCGCGCTCGACGACCCGGTGACTGTACGCGTTTACTTTACGGCGGATCTGCCTGCTCCCTACAGCAGCAACCGGCGCTTGCTGCGCGATAAGCTGGATGAATACCGCGCCTACGGGGGTAACAAATTCCAGTATCGATTTATCGACCCGGGCGCTGACGAATCCCTCCAGCAAGAAGCAGCCCGCTACGGTATTCCCCCGGTCCAAGTGCAGGTGATCGAAAATGACAACCTGCAAATCAAAAATGCCTACATGGGACTGGTTGTCGAATACGGGGGCAAGCGGGAGACAATCCCTGTCGTTGCGGATTTAGCGATGCTGGAGTATGACCTTACCAGTGCAATCCGGAAGCTCACACGCGAGCGACTGCCTGTAGCGGGCTTGCTGACGGGGCATGGAGAAACGAGCCGCTCGGCGATGGAGACTTTCTGGCGCGCCTTGGAACGCAACTATGAGGTGCAGCTGGTGAGCGTGCGCGACAGCGTACTTGACGCTCGGCCCGACGTGCTGCTTATTATTGCGCCTACGGATTCTTTTCCCCAGCCACACCTCAAAGCGATCGATCGCTACCTGATGGAAGGAGGGCGCCTGGGCGTCTTGCTCAACCGGGTCAGCGCCAATTTGCAGTTTGGGTTTGCCAACGAGCTGCAAACCGGACTTGAAGACTTGTTGGCCCACTATGGCGCCGTCATCCGGCCCGACCTGGTCCTGGACCGCCAAAGCTCAATCGTTACCGTGCAACGCACCATAGGTATTTTTCGGGTAACGCAGGCAGTAGCATATCCATTCTTTCCAATTGCCACGCGATTTGATCCAGAACATCCCATCGTGAATCGTCTGCGCGAGGTGTACTTTTACTTTGTGAGCTCTATCGACACCAGCGCGGCTGTTCCCAAAGGCGTCGAACGCGTGCCCTTGGCCTATTCCTCAGTCCAAAGCACCACGCAGCAAGGCTTTTTTATGATTCAGCCTATGATGCTTCCAGAGCCTGACTTTGGGGATGGTCCTTACGTGCTGGCCGTGGCACTGCATGGCGCGTTGCCCAGCGCCTATGACAGTACACGCACAGCGCAATCGGCACGACTGGTTGTTGTAGGGGATGGCGACTTGGTTAACGAGCAACTCTATGCGGGCCAACTTCCCCCGGGTAACCTAGCCTTTGTATTAAACCTTGTCGACTGGCTTGGGCAAGACGAAGCATTGCTGGCGATTCGGACCAAGTCGATTGCTCCACGGATGCTTGAGTCGGTCAGCGACAGCCTGAAACCTTGGATTAAGTATGCCAACATCCTGGGGCCAGTGGTGCTGGTGGTGCTCGTTGGCCTAGTGCGTTGGCGCATGCGCCGGCAGCGCCACATGGTTCTTACCGCATAA